Genomic window (Spirosoma sp. KCTC 42546):
CGCTGCTATGTGCGCATGATTGACTTTTCGGAGAACGGAAAGTACTTCAGTGGCGCTGATAAACAGGTACATGATGTTACTCGCCCTTTCTACAACGACGATTACAGCTGGGGTAACTACCTGGCCCTTCACCCTTTACGAGCCATCCTCGATCCTAAACGGGAAGCCGACATGCTGCAATCCTACGTAACCATGTACCAGCAAAACGGCTGGATGCCCGAATACCCAAGACCCTTCGGCGATCGTCCGGGTATGTTTGGCTTCAAATCGTCAGTTATGTTTCTGGATGCGTACCGGAAAGGTATCCGGAATTTCGATGTGAAAACGGCGCTGGAAGGCATGCTCAAAAACGCCGAGCAGGCAACCATGCTCCCGTTCAGAAATGGCCCTAAGGGAGATCTCGAAGAATTCTATTTTACAAAAGGTTATTATCCCGCACTCCATCCCGGCGAGGCCGAAACGGATGCCTTTGCGTCACAGAAGTCGGGTCAGAAACGCTCGGCGGTGGCTATAACCCTTGGCGATTCCTACGACAGCTGGGCGTTGAGCGAATTGGGTAAAGAGTTAGGGAACCAGGAAGTCTATAAAAAGTATGCACCCCGAGCCCAGAATTATAAGAATGTCTGGCAGGAGAAAATAGGGTTCTTTATGCCTAAAGACGCCAAAGGCAACTGGATCGACATAGACCCTAAGTTTGATGGGGGGCATAATGGATTTGATTACTACAACGAAAATAATGGCTGGAGCTATTTGTGGAATGTGCAGCAGGATATCAAAGGGCTGAGGGAGTTACTGGGTGGAGCCGATAAAATGGAGCAGAAACTCGACCAGCTTTTCCGGGAAGGTCTTGACCGCAGTAAACCCGTGTTCTGGGAGAAATGGCCAAACCAAACGGGGATGATCGGCCAGTTTGCGATGGGCAATCAGGTGACCTTCTTCATTCCCTACCTCTTCAACTACACCAACGCCCCCTGGAAAACCCAGAAATACACCCGACTGCTGCTCGACACCTGGTTCCAGGATACCATCTTCGGGGTGCCGGGCGATGAGGATGGGGGTTCCATGTCTTCGTTTGTGGTTTTTTCGGCCATGGGTTTTTACCCCACCACACCCGGTTTACCCCGCTACAGCATCACCAGCCCGTTATTCACGAAGGTGACCATCGATCTGCCGAATGGCAAGAAATTCACCCTGCTGGCCCCCAAGTCATCGCGTCGCAATAAGTACATCCAATCGGCCACGTTAAATGGCAAGCCGCTGAAATCGCTTTCGTTTAGCCATGATGAGTTGATGAACGGGGGCACGCTGGTACTGGATATGGGCGAGAAAACCGATACCAAATGGGAAATGCAAAATTGATTTTTTTAACACAGAGCCACAGGGAACACAGAGATTAAAAGTCTGATTTTTTAGTAAAATAAATCTCTGTGTTCCCTGTGGCTCTGTGTTAAAAAAATCTCAAGAGCCTAATTTTAAATACACCTATTAATGCAATCAACCCTATGAAATGGACACAGGTTATTGATCCACTTAACAATATAGCTTTGTCCGTTCTGGTCGCGGCAGTGCCTATTATCTTCATTTTCTGGGCATTGATCATCAAGAAAATGAAGGGCTATCAGGCTAGTTTGATTGCCATCGTGATTGCTGCATTCATTGCCATTCTGGTGTATGGAATGCCGGTGAAGCTGGCTGTTCTGTCCATCGGACATGGCGCTTTATATGGCCTGTTCCCTATCTGCTGGCTGGTGGTCATGTCCGTTTTTCTCTTTAACCTCACCGTTAAGAGTGGTCAGTTCGAAATTATTAAGCATTTCATGGCGTCCATCACTGCCGATCGGCGGTTACAGGCACTGCTGATTGCGTTTTCCTTCGGCTCGTTTCTGGAAGGGACCGCTGGTTTTGGCGCACCCGTTGCTATCACAGCGGCCATGCTGGTAGGCTTAGGCTTCAACCCACTTTATGCATCGGGGATCTGCCTGATCGCCAATACGGCCCCGGTTGCGTTTGGCTCCATTGGTATTCCCATTACGGTGGCCTCGCAGGTATCCGGTATTCCTGAGTTGCCCATTTCGCAGATGGTTGGACGGACCCTGCCGATCCTGTCGATCATGCTGCCTTTTTACCTGGTCATGATCATAGCGGGCTTTAAAAAGGCCAGAGAAATATGGCCCGCTGTGCTGGTAACGGGGATATCGTTTGCCTTCCTGCAATGGTTTTCGTCCAATTATTTAGGACCATCGCTTCCCGATGTCATTGCGGGTTTGGGCTCGATTGTCTGCCTGATGGTTTTTCTGCGTTTCTGGAAACCTAAAAAAGTTTGGCGTTTTGCCAATGAACCAGCTCCTACGTTTGATGCCAGCATAACCTATACAGGCGGGCAAATGCTCCGGGCATGGTCGCCGTTTATTGTACTGACCATTATGGTGATTGCCTGGGGTATGCAATCGATCAAGGACGTACTCAACTCCATTGGTATGTTCCAGTTCGAGTTTCCGGGACTGCACAATGCCATTCAGGGGCAAGATGGTACTGTATTGTCTAAGATCTTTAAAGTCAATTACTTATCGGCCGCTGGTACGGCAATACTCATTGCCGATCTCGTAGCCATCCCGTTAATAGGTCTGACCTATAGCGAGGGTGCCAGGGTGTTCGGGGCTACGTTGAACCAGCTAAAATTCCCGATTCTGACAATTGCCGCCGTATTGGGATTTGCCTACATTTTGAATGATTCGGGTATTACGCTAACCCTGGCGGCCGTACTGGCTAATACAGGATTTATGTTCCCGTTTTTTGCGCCGGTGCTGGGCTGGTTGGGTGTGTTCATTACGGGTTCTGATACATCGGCCAATGCCCTGTTTAGTAAACTTCAGTACGCTACGGCGACGTCCATTGGGGTTGATCCGGTCGTGACGGTAGCGGCCAACATATCAGGTGGTGTTGTGGGTAAAATGATTTCTCCGCAATCCATTGCCGTAGCCGCAGCAGCTGGTAATCTGGTAGGTCAGGAATCCGAACTGTTCCGCTTTACCGTAAAGCATAGCTTCTTCATGCTGCTCCTGATCTGTCTGATTGTGCTGGCACAGGCATACATAGCGAAATGGACAATTCCCGTATACGAAATGCTCAACACCGCAAAAACAACGACGAGTCTGGATGCATCGAGAGGCTATGTGTACCTGCTGGGGCTGGCTATTTTACTGGCCGTGCTGGCATCGACCATTGTTGTCCTGGTAAAGAAAAAACCACAAACGCCGAATCTGGTCAGCTGATTTTATATGAACAAAAAGAAATTTGTCTACAGAGCGGCCCGTCGTTACGGCACAGAGAACATAGAGTTATTGGGAGCCTTCGAATCTCTGTGCCTCTGTGGTAAAAAATAATAGGTAAACTGAAACCCTATCCTTAATAAACGTGATGAAACGATTCATTTTTCGAAGAGAACGTATGCTGGCATTCTTTGTGATGCTCTGCATAGGTACCTTGAACGCCCAGGTAGTCAAGCGATCGAATGTACCCGCCCCAGCTTTTGAAGTTACCGGAAGTATTTATCCCTGGGAAGTACATGACGAAGGCATTGATCTGATACTCGACAATATGACCAGCATAGCCGGGATAAATTCGGTGTATATGCTGGCGGTTATGCACCAGGAGCATCGTCCGTTCAACAACGATAAATTACCTGGAACCTTTACGTTCAATCATAACCCGATTCGTAGAGAGTGGGATGCCGAAGATTCCAGAGCGTATTTCCGCCCCGACATGAGCCTGTACGGGCGGATTAAACCCATGTTTTCAAAGTATACCTGGCTCAACGAGACCGACTGGCTGAAACTGGTTCTGGATAAAGCCCACGCACGCGGCCTGCGGGCGGGTGCGGAGGTTTCCCATACGTACATTCCGGTAGAATACCTGAATCAGCATGAAGAGTTTAAGCAGCGGGATATCAACAATAACCCCGTTGAGCGGCCTTGCACAAATCACCCCGATGTGCGTGAATACTTAGTAGCCCTCTACGGCGATCTGGCCAAAAACTACGATGTCGATTATGTTCAGACCTGTATGCTGCTCTTTAGCCGGTCCGATGATCCCGTAAAAGGAGGTACGTGTTTCTGTGAATCCTGCAAACGCAAAGCCAAGGCGATGGGCTTTGATCTGGAAGCGGCTATCCCCGTTCTGAAAGACAATCCGTATGCACAACCGCAGTTGGATAACTGGCGTAATTTCCGGAAAGCATCCACGACCGAGATCTATAAGTTAGTGACGGATAAACTGCACGAGGTAAATCCAAAAATTGACTTTCGCTTGAATGACCTCAATGACCGCACATCTGGATTAGCCCTGGAAGAGCTAAAAAACAACATCAACTCCGTTCACTTATCAACGCACACGGAGCAAAATGGCTATCAGAAATCAGATCGTAAATCCAGGATAGCCACTACTAAATACTTCATGGGAAATGATATTCCCATTATCCCTGGCGTACCAACCCGCTTGCTCACTACACCTGAAATTGTGAAATCCAGCATCAAGATTTCGGTGGATGGGGGTGCCAAAGGAATCGGTGTCAAGCACTACGACGGCTCACCGTATTCGTTGCTTCGGGCTGTACGGAATGGCCTGAGCGAAGCGGGTGTTACCGGATTTACGCCCATTATGGGTATGGAAGTTGAAAACATGACACTCACGGGTTATACGCCTGATAAGTTCCTGATTGAGCCAAGCGTACAGACAACCAGCAAAGGAACGGCAAAATCGACCTTCACGAATCCATCGGGTGTTTATGATATTGTGGTATCCTACGCGGATGAAAAAGGGGGGCAGGGCAGTTTGGCGGTATCCGTTGCTGGAAAGCAGAAAGCATCCTGGAAGCTGACGGATGATGTTGACTGCTGGAAACGCAAGACTATTCCCAACGTGAAAATCAATACGGGCGATGAAATTGAACTCGTTGGCATGGCCAATGGCAGCGAAACCGCCCGTGTCGATTTCATTGAATTTATAGCGCAGCCCGTAGCTGGCAAATCGAAAGCTTCGGCAAAGGCGCACTGATTGTACATTGCTTTTTGCATCATAGGTTGGTTTGGAAATCATGGCGGATATTCTGCCATGATTTTTTATCCTGATGATCACACTTAAAGTATTCAATTTCTCAAAGAAATAGAACGCGGATCTTTATGATCAATATGATATTGAAAAATCATAATTGATCATAATAAGCTGCGGGCCATAAATAACATGACTAAAGACAAGGTAATTGGATGGATTGGGACTGGGCTTATGGGAAAGCCGATGGTCAAACACCTGCTACAGGCAGGCTACAACGTAAACATCCAGAATCGGACAAAAAGCAAAGCAGCTGAATTGATCGAACTGGGGTGTACCTGGTATGACACCCCAGCCGAGGTGGCTATTAATTCCGATATAGTTGTCACGATCATTGGTTCACCACTTGATGTGGAGGAGTGTTATTTTGGGCAAGAGGGGCTATTTACAGGCATAAAACCCGGTACCATTTTAATCGATATGACAACGACTAAGCCAAGTCTTGCCATAAAGATTGCGGAGATTGCACGTACGCACGGTGCCCAATTTATAGATGCGCCCGTTTCGGGTGGCGAGGTAGGCGCTATCAATGGAACCTTATCGATTATGATCGGGGGCGATAAATCGGTGTCTGACGCTGTGCTTCCCCTGTTTGAGACGTTCGGTAAAAATATTGTGTTTCAGGGACCTTCCGGTTCAGGTCAACATACCAAAATGTGCAATCAAATTACGATTGCGGGTACCCTGATTGGCGTTTGTGAGGGGTTGATCTATGGCCTGAAAGCGGGACTTAACTTAACCACCATGCTGGAGTCAATTTCCAAAGGGGCAGCGGGTTGCTGGAGTCTGGATGTGCTTGCTCCAAAAATTGTCAGAGGAGATTATTCGCCGGGATTCTCGGTCGATAATTTTGTGAAAGACTTACGCATAGCCCTGGAAGAAGCAGACGCCATGAACTTATCGTTACCCGGTCTGGCGCTGGTCAAACAACTCTATACGTCTATTCAGGCAATGGGTAAGGGTTCGTCGGGCAATCAGGCGTTATACCTTGCGCTTGAAAAGCTGTCTGCTATGGATAAAAAATGAAGTTTGCGGTGGTATCATGCGCCTATATAAGCTAGTCTCTTTCACCCCTAAATCCCCTTCAGGGCAGGGTTGTTAAGTTCTAATCCCGAAGGGATGAAAGGATTATAGAGAATGGAAAAATGATCCATTCAGAACCCTGAAAGGGTGAAATAATGTCACCCTTTCAGGGTTCTGAATGAAATTGAATTTACGTTTTGCTATAATAATAACACGCCTTTGGCGTTGAGCTCCAGAACTTAACAGCCCTGCCCTTCAGGGGATTTAGGGGTGAAAGAGACTAGAAAGTATTGTTCTAAACTGCAAACACATCAAAATTTCTATCCCATCAGCGCTGCGCCAAAAACCCCGGCGCTATCGCCAAGTTTGGGTTTCAGAAACAGGGTGTTGAGCCGTCCGTCGTTAAACACGTATTTTTTAGCTCGTTCCACCCCTTCCGTATACAGCAAGTCGATGTTGCCAACGCCCCCGCCAAGCACAATGGCGTCGGGGTCGAGCATGTTTACGATTGTAGATACCGCTCGCCCAAAATACTCCAGCAACCGCTCAACGGTAGCCGTTGCGTAAGGGTCTGTGCCCTGGTAATAACGTTTCAGGATTTCTTTCAGGTTGCGGCTTTCGCCACTCTGTTCCAGGTAAAAGCGTTGAAGTGCAGGGCCGGAAATAACCTGTTCGTTACAGCCGCGTTTCCCGCAGTAACATGGATAGCCGTTCTCTTCCAGAATATTATGGCCCCACTCGCCACCAATCCCCTGCCGACCAGCCTGAACGATGGGTATTCCGTCGTAACCGCGAAAAACCACACCACCACCAACGCCGGTTCCTAAAATAACCCCAAAGACCGCCCGAAAATCGGGGACAACGTCCTGTACAATCCCCATCGTGGCTTCCGATAAGGCAAAGCAGTTTGCATCATTGGTGGTCGTAACAGGCACACCCAGCGCACGAGCCAGATCATCCCGGAACGGCTTCCCGTTGATGCAGGTCATGTTCGAGTTTTTCATCGTACCGGTTGCGGGATCGAGTGTACCGGGTGTACAAAAACCGATTTTTTCTGGCTGGAGCCCCGTTTCAGCTTTGAGCAATTGGATTAGCTTGCCAATCTGGTTCACGATATGCTCATAGCCATAATGAGCTTCGGTATCAATGCGTTTGCGAATAATTACCGCGTCGGGTGAGGGGGCGGATAACACAACGCCTTCAATTTTGGTGCCGCCTAAATCAACACCCCAATAGGTTTGCATTAGGTAAGGGTTTACTGTTTTAAGTTCACTGTATTCGGTTTTAGGTTTACGGTTGGCTGGCGCAAGCTTATTCTTGCGCCAGCCAACCGTAAACCTAAAACCGAATACTATAAACCTTTTTTATTTTAAGTCAGTGATCGCGCAGAAGTCCATATCCCCGTAGTCGAGGTTTTCGCCGGCCATACCCCAGATGAAGGTATAGTTTGATGTACCAGCTCCGGAGTGAACGGACCAGTTGGGTGAAATAACGGCCTGTTCGTTCTGCATCCAGATGTGGCGGGTTTCCTGCGGTTGCCCCATAAAATGACACACACTTTGTCCCTGAGGCACTTCAAAGTAAAAATAGACCTCCATACGCCGGTCGTGGGTATGGGCGGGCATGGTATTCCAGACACTGCCTGCTTTGAGTTCGGTCATACCCATCTGCAACTGACAGGTTGGCAAAACGCTGTTTACCAATAACTTGTTGATGACTCGATGATTGGCAGTTTCCATGCTGCCTAACTCAACAACCTCCGCTTCGGACCGCGAAATTTTTCGGGTTGGGTAGCTACGATGAGCTGGGGTGGAGTTCAGGTAAAACTTAGCCGGATTGGCATCGTCGTGAGAACTGAACTGGACATCCTGTGTTCCCTGTCCAATGTACAGGGCCTCTTTGTATTCCAGATCGTAAGACGTACCGTTTGCCACCACCCGGCCTGGGCCACCAACATTGATGATGCCTAACTCGCGACGTTCCAGGAAATAAGTGGCTTTGAGCTGGTCGGGTGCCTGCAGTTTAAGGGGTTCAGCAACCGGCATAACACCCCCCGTCAGGTACCGATCAAAAAACGACAATACCCAGCGAAACTGATCGGCTACAAACAGCTTTTCGATAAGGAAATTCTGTCGGAGCTGGTCGGTATTCATTCCTTTTACTTCGCCGGGTGAGTTGGCGTATCTACTCTCGAAAACAGTTTCCTGTTCGACCTGGCTATTTGCAAGAGGAGTTAATTCAGTTTGCATAAAAGATAGGTGGCCTGCTAATAGCAAGCGTTTAGGTATTTTCCCGTAAAATAAGCACAAAATACGTTGGCTTCTGTGCTCTACTAGCGTTTCAGTCTACAGAGAAATAGTCTTGAACTGGCCTGAAATACCCTGTAAGTTGATAAAATTTTGGGAGTTAGTGTGCTATCTAAAAACCCCTAAATCCCCTAAAGGGGACTTTATCTGAGAGTAAGCAAAGTCCCCTTTAGGGGATTTAGGGGTTTTTAGGCTGAGAAAGAGCTAATTTTTAGATAGTTTCTTACTTCACTTTGTAAAACTTCGCCCCGAACAGGAAAATAACGGTGTAGCAGATTATGGGCAGATAGTAGGCATTCGCTACATCATGCTCAGCTGCCATACCCATCAAAAATGGGAATACAGCCCCCCCCGCTACACCCATTGAAATAAATGAGGCTGCCTGTTGTGTATGCGCTCCCAGGTTTTTTAAGCCCAGACTAAAAATGGTTGGGAACATGATGCTGAAAAAGAAATTGAGCATCAGTAACGCAATAAAGGAAGGCCAACCAAAACTCTGCGTAATGATGAGGCACATCAGAATATTAGCAGCTGCGAAGATGGCCAGTAACGTATGGGGAGCAATAAAGCGCATCAGGAAAGTACCCACAAAACGTCCGGCTAGCATCAGACCCATAAACAGAACCATGTAATTGCCCGCCGTGGCATCGGAGAACCCCATTTTTTCATGGCCATAATTGATGAAAAATGCCCAGGTTCCTCCCTGTGCGGCCACATTAAACGTTTGCGCAATTACCGCCCAGACGAAGTGCGTATGTTGAAAAAGCGTTTTGCCAGGTTCAACGTCCACATTCGCTGCCTCAGGGTTGGTCGCTCCGTGTGGGTCTGTTAAAGCGGGTACTTTTACGAAGGAAAAAAGAATTGCAATAGTGGTAATAACACTGCCGATAGCAATGTATAAGGTTTTAACAGAAGTAAGATCTGTACTGCCCTCGGTGTTATTTCGTAGCAGAAAATACGACCCGATAGCTGGCCCGATAATGGCACCTAACGCATTGAATGCCTGCGCAAAATTGATCCGTTGATCGCTGGTACGCTGATCGCCAAGGGAGGCCACAAATGGGTGAGCAACCGTTTCGAGTGTGGAAAGGCCACAGCCGAGTATGAAAAGGGCAATCCCAAAATAGGTAAAGGAAACAGCAGCCGCAGCGGGGACAAACAAAAACGCACCGATTGCAAATAGAGACAGCCCCAGCAACACCCCATTTTTATACCCAAACCGCTTCATAAACAAGCCAGCCGGGATACCCATTACGAAATAGGCACCAAAAATGGCAAACTGAACAAAGGCAGACTGGGTCTTGGTGAGGCTCAGAACGTGCTGAAAATGCTTGTTTAAGACATCGCCCATGGTGATGGCAATACCCCAAAACATGAAAAGAGACGTGACAAAGACAAGGGTTACGAGGTATTTACTGTCGGTAAAAGTAGCTGGCGTCGATTTGCCAGTTGCGGTTGTTGCCTGCATGAGAGTAGGTTAATTAATAGCTAAGTAAGTAATCGAGTGTTCGGGCCCTCCGTTGATAAGTATGCACGTCTACAATTGTAAAGGCATTTTCCTGGCTAAAATACCCTTATCGTCTTCAGTTACTCGTTCTATGTAGCCAGCCTCATTCAATTTAGCTTAGTTGGTTACGCCCGATTTGGATGACCCAGATGGATTAGCTGGTATATACATTAGCGGAGAGGAGTAGCTAGACAAACTAGTTTACTTTTCATTCTACTAAATCGAACACGCTAACTGATGGAAAAATCATTTCTTGTCGTACTGAGCAGCTTGATGATCAGTCTACTATCTTCTGCCAATGCCCAAACAGGTACTTTAAAACCGGTATGGGAATCCGATACAACGCTGCGCACACCTGAATGTGTATTAGTTGATCCTGGCAAAAACGTCTTGTATATAGCTTGTATCAACGGAAATCCGACACTAGAGAACAAGAGCAGTTATATTGCTAAAATAGGTCAGGATGGTAAACTAATTAAACTGAAATTCACCGAAAATCTCAATTCGACCAAAGGCATGGGGATTATGGGCGACAAACTGTATGTTACCGAAATGACTCAGGTCGCGGAAATAGCGCTGTCTACCGGTAAGATCCTCAATCGCTATCCGATCGAAGGGGCTAAATTTCTCAATGATATTGCTATTGATACCCAAAAGGGAGTGATCTACGTTACCGATTCGAATGATAGCAAAGTTTGGTCGATCACCAATGGAAAAGCCAGTATTGTCTTGGCGGGTGCTCCACTGAAAGGCTGCAACGGCCTTTTGGTTGAAAATAATCAACTACTGATTGGTAATGGCGATGGTTCTCTGCTGACGCTGAATCCTACGACCAAGCAACTGAATACAATAGCCAAAGGCATGGGCGGTATTGATGGTATTGTGGCGTTAGGAAACAAAACCTACATGGTCACTGAGTGGGGTGGCAAAATTTGGCACATTCGCGCCGATGGAACGACTGAACTGAAAATGGATACCTCAAAAGAGAAAATCAATTCGGCAGATATTGGGTACAATCCAACTACCCAAATGCTGTTTGTACCTACCTTTTTTCACAATACAGTTAAAGCGTATTCCCTCAAATAAGCTTAAGTCAAGTCTGTTCGGAATATACAATTCCGAACAGACTTTCCCTTCTTGTTAAATCGAATAGTCGCATAATTACTTACAACATACACCTCACCCTGACTTTCGAGAGGAAGCGAAGATTGTAGAAAACGCTCCTTTTCGTGTAGATAGTCGTTTATTGATTTAGTAGGTTTTTACCGCTTGAGTTTTTGCTTAGTGTAATCTCTTCCAGGTAGTACATGAACGTATTACTCCTGGTAACAGGGCTATCCTGCATCGGAATCTTGCAAGCCGTTCATCATTTTAGAACGTTATAATCTCTCTCAACACGGCAAGCAAACGAATTACCTCAAAACTTTAGGGCAATTAAAGCAGGGGCAAAGGCCGCCAAGGTTGTAAAGCCTGCCACCTGACGATACGGTCTCAACTCTGAATGCTGGCTTACCTGACTCGCCAGAATATTGGTCGCGAGAAAGCCGGTCAGGTGGATAATGGATAAATACTTGTGCAGCTTGACCCCGCTGCGTGCTTTTTGATCGGCCATACGTTTAGGGGGCGCGGATAGCGAAAGCAGGGCCGTTGTGCCATAAGCGATGTTGGTGATTGTTAGTGCCATTTGCTGGGCACTGAGTAGCTGATCATAATTGCTTCCTGTGGCCTTGTTCAATTTCAGATCCAGAATACCCTGCACCAAAAAACCTGCCAGGGTT
Coding sequences:
- a CDS encoding ROK family protein, yielding MQTYWGVDLGGTKIEGVVLSAPSPDAVIIRKRIDTEAHYGYEHIVNQIGKLIQLLKAETGLQPEKIGFCTPGTLDPATGTMKNSNMTCINGKPFRDDLARALGVPVTTTNDANCFALSEATMGIVQDVVPDFRAVFGVILGTGVGGGVVFRGYDGIPIVQAGRQGIGGEWGHNILEENGYPCYCGKRGCNEQVISGPALQRFYLEQSGESRNLKEILKRYYQGTDPYATATVERLLEYFGRAVSTIVNMLDPDAIVLGGGVGNIDLLYTEGVERAKKYVFNDGRLNTLFLKPKLGDSAGVFGAALMG
- the fucP gene encoding L-fucose:H+ symporter permease yields the protein MQATTATGKSTPATFTDSKYLVTLVFVTSLFMFWGIAITMGDVLNKHFQHVLSLTKTQSAFVQFAIFGAYFVMGIPAGLFMKRFGYKNGVLLGLSLFAIGAFLFVPAAAAVSFTYFGIALFILGCGLSTLETVAHPFVASLGDQRTSDQRINFAQAFNALGAIIGPAIGSYFLLRNNTEGSTDLTSVKTLYIAIGSVITTIAILFSFVKVPALTDPHGATNPEAANVDVEPGKTLFQHTHFVWAVIAQTFNVAAQGGTWAFFINYGHEKMGFSDATAGNYMVLFMGLMLAGRFVGTFLMRFIAPHTLLAIFAAANILMCLIITQSFGWPSFIALLMLNFFFSIMFPTIFSLGLKNLGAHTQQAASFISMGVAGGAVFPFLMGMAAEHDVANAYYLPIICYTVIFLFGAKFYKVK
- a CDS encoding GH92 family glycosyl hydrolase codes for the protein MFLLHHSLRKTALTALISTLCLCQLSLAQTGKISQSGINYIDPTIGNVAPLLNTNRPIVHLPNQMVRVFPHRQDHLDMQITDFPMLCQNIITPQMIFAIKPSVGNVTDTAWYSRLTYDHDLEVTQPWYYSVKLTDSNILTEYTAGEKTGIYRFTFPAGTKKNLLLSHYYANGKYELQNGNQLMGTEFVVDAIHEQKGTAYIYGVFTGKPQTGKKDGEKDWGKYTVSAVPEKPKKMPGERAFASYGESDAAVQEFRYAISFVSPEQAKKNFEKELTGVTFDQLKEKGKAAWEKVIGQVKVEGGTESQKRTFYTALYRCYVRMIDFSENGKYFSGADKQVHDVTRPFYNDDYSWGNYLALHPLRAILDPKREADMLQSYVTMYQQNGWMPEYPRPFGDRPGMFGFKSSVMFLDAYRKGIRNFDVKTALEGMLKNAEQATMLPFRNGPKGDLEEFYFTKGYYPALHPGEAETDAFASQKSGQKRSAVAITLGDSYDSWALSELGKELGNQEVYKKYAPRAQNYKNVWQEKIGFFMPKDAKGNWIDIDPKFDGGHNGFDYYNENNGWSYLWNVQQDIKGLRELLGGADKMEQKLDQLFREGLDRSKPVFWEKWPNQTGMIGQFAMGNQVTFFIPYLFNYTNAPWKTQKYTRLLLDTWFQDTIFGVPGDEDGGSMSSFVVFSAMGFYPTTPGLPRYSITSPLFTKVTIDLPNGKKFTLLAPKSSRRNKYIQSATLNGKPLKSLSFSHDELMNGGTLVLDMGEKTDTKWEMQN
- a CDS encoding NAD(P)-dependent oxidoreductase, with the protein product MTKDKVIGWIGTGLMGKPMVKHLLQAGYNVNIQNRTKSKAAELIELGCTWYDTPAEVAINSDIVVTIIGSPLDVEECYFGQEGLFTGIKPGTILIDMTTTKPSLAIKIAEIARTHGAQFIDAPVSGGEVGAINGTLSIMIGGDKSVSDAVLPLFETFGKNIVFQGPSGSGQHTKMCNQITIAGTLIGVCEGLIYGLKAGLNLTTMLESISKGAAGCWSLDVLAPKIVRGDYSPGFSVDNFVKDLRIALEEADAMNLSLPGLALVKQLYTSIQAMGKGSSGNQALYLALEKLSAMDKK
- a CDS encoding L-lactate permease, with translation MKWTQVIDPLNNIALSVLVAAVPIIFIFWALIIKKMKGYQASLIAIVIAAFIAILVYGMPVKLAVLSIGHGALYGLFPICWLVVMSVFLFNLTVKSGQFEIIKHFMASITADRRLQALLIAFSFGSFLEGTAGFGAPVAITAAMLVGLGFNPLYASGICLIANTAPVAFGSIGIPITVASQVSGIPELPISQMVGRTLPILSIMLPFYLVMIIAGFKKAREIWPAVLVTGISFAFLQWFSSNYLGPSLPDVIAGLGSIVCLMVFLRFWKPKKVWRFANEPAPTFDASITYTGGQMLRAWSPFIVLTIMVIAWGMQSIKDVLNSIGMFQFEFPGLHNAIQGQDGTVLSKIFKVNYLSAAGTAILIADLVAIPLIGLTYSEGARVFGATLNQLKFPILTIAAVLGFAYILNDSGITLTLAAVLANTGFMFPFFAPVLGWLGVFITGSDTSANALFSKLQYATATSIGVDPVVTVAANISGGVVGKMISPQSIAVAAAAGNLVGQESELFRFTVKHSFFMLLLICLIVLAQAYIAKWTIPVYEMLNTAKTTTSLDASRGYVYLLGLAILLAVLASTIVVLVKKKPQTPNLVS
- the kduI gene encoding 5-dehydro-4-deoxy-D-glucuronate isomerase, with protein sequence MQTELTPLANSQVEQETVFESRYANSPGEVKGMNTDQLRQNFLIEKLFVADQFRWVLSFFDRYLTGGVMPVAEPLKLQAPDQLKATYFLERRELGIINVGGPGRVVANGTSYDLEYKEALYIGQGTQDVQFSSHDDANPAKFYLNSTPAHRSYPTRKISRSEAEVVELGSMETANHRVINKLLVNSVLPTCQLQMGMTELKAGSVWNTMPAHTHDRRMEVYFYFEVPQGQSVCHFMGQPQETRHIWMQNEQAVISPNWSVHSGAGTSNYTFIWGMAGENLDYGDMDFCAITDLK